The Mycobacterium seoulense genome has a window encoding:
- the pheT gene encoding phenylalanine--tRNA ligase subunit beta, whose amino-acid sequence MRVPYSWLREVVNAGAPGWEVTAGDLEQTLVRIGHEVEEVVTLGPVDGPLAVGRVTAIEELTGFKKPIRACRVDVGDGRDRDIVCGATNFAVGELVVVALPGATLPGGFAITARKTYGRDSEGMICSAAELGLGADHSGILVLPPGTAEPGAPGAAVLGLDDVVFHLAITPDRGYCMSVRGLAREVACAYDLDFVDPADVKPLPAAGEAWPLTVQPETGVRRFALRPVTGIDPAAVSPWWLQRRLLLAGVRATSPAVDVTNYVMLELGHPMHAHDCDRISGGLAVRFARPGETVVTLDDVERRLDPADVLIVDDRATAAIGGVMGAASTEVRAESTDVLLEAAVWDPAAVSRTQRRLHLPSEAARRYERGVDPAVSVAALDRCAALLVDIAGGAVSDELTDWRGDPPVGNSAADWSLPPIRIPADLPDRVAGVAYPPGTAARRLAQIGAAVTDDGSALTVTPPSWRPDLLQPADLVEEVLRLEGLETIPSVLPAAPAGRGLTAGQKRRRAIGRSLAQSGYVEILPTPFLPADVFDLWGLPDDDPRRTTTQVLNPLEADRPHLATTLLPALLEALVRNVSRGLVDVALYAVAQVVQPTEETRGVRPIPVHRRPTDTEIAQLNASLPRQPQHVAAVLAGLRERRGPWGPGRRAEAADAFEAARIIARASGVEVSLRAAQHLPWHPGRCAEVLVGETVVGHAGQLHPAVIERSGLPKDTCAVELNLDAIPVAVALPAPKVSPFPAVFQDLSLVVPAHVPARAVADAVREGAGELLEDLQLFDVFTGPQVGEGRKSLTFALRFRAPDRTLTEDDASAARDAAVRRAAGAVGAELRA is encoded by the coding sequence ATGCGGGTCCCCTACAGCTGGCTGCGGGAGGTCGTGAACGCCGGCGCGCCGGGCTGGGAAGTCACCGCCGGCGATCTCGAGCAGACGCTGGTGCGGATCGGCCACGAGGTGGAGGAGGTCGTCACCCTCGGCCCGGTCGACGGCCCGCTGGCGGTGGGGCGGGTGACCGCCATCGAGGAGCTCACCGGATTCAAAAAGCCGATCCGCGCCTGCCGGGTCGACGTCGGCGACGGCAGGGACCGCGACATCGTCTGCGGCGCAACCAATTTCGCCGTCGGTGAGCTGGTCGTCGTGGCGCTGCCCGGCGCCACGCTGCCCGGCGGATTCGCCATCACGGCGCGCAAGACCTACGGCCGCGACTCCGAGGGCATGATCTGCTCGGCGGCCGAACTCGGTTTGGGCGCCGACCATTCCGGGATCCTGGTGCTGCCGCCCGGCACCGCCGAACCGGGCGCCCCTGGCGCAGCGGTGCTGGGACTGGACGACGTGGTCTTTCACCTGGCGATCACCCCCGACCGCGGCTACTGCATGTCGGTGCGCGGCCTGGCCCGGGAGGTCGCCTGCGCCTACGACCTCGACTTCGTCGACCCGGCGGACGTCAAGCCGCTGCCCGCCGCCGGCGAGGCCTGGCCCCTGACCGTCCAGCCGGAAACCGGCGTGCGGCGGTTCGCCCTGCGGCCCGTGACCGGCATCGACCCCGCGGCGGTGTCGCCGTGGTGGCTGCAACGCCGGCTGCTGCTGGCCGGCGTCCGCGCGACCTCCCCGGCGGTGGACGTCACCAACTACGTGATGCTCGAACTCGGCCACCCCATGCACGCGCACGACTGCGACCGCATCTCCGGGGGCCTCGCCGTGCGGTTCGCCCGGCCCGGCGAGACCGTCGTCACCCTCGATGACGTCGAGCGCCGGCTCGATCCGGCCGACGTCCTCATCGTCGACGACCGCGCGACCGCGGCGATCGGCGGCGTGATGGGTGCGGCGAGCACCGAGGTGCGCGCCGAGTCCACCGACGTGCTGCTGGAGGCCGCCGTGTGGGACCCCGCCGCCGTCTCGCGCACCCAGCGCCGGCTGCACCTGCCCAGCGAGGCCGCCCGGCGTTACGAGCGCGGGGTGGACCCGGCCGTCTCGGTGGCCGCGCTGGACCGGTGCGCCGCACTGCTCGTCGACATCGCCGGGGGAGCGGTATCGGACGAGCTGACCGACTGGCGCGGCGACCCGCCGGTCGGCAACTCGGCCGCCGACTGGTCGCTGCCGCCGATCCGGATCCCCGCCGACCTGCCCGACCGCGTCGCCGGGGTGGCCTATCCCCCGGGGACCGCCGCGCGGCGCCTGGCGCAGATCGGGGCTGCGGTGACCGACGACGGCTCGGCATTGACCGTGACGCCCCCGAGCTGGCGGCCCGACCTGCTGCAGCCCGCCGACCTCGTCGAGGAGGTGCTGCGGCTGGAGGGGCTGGAGACCATCCCGTCGGTGCTGCCCGCGGCGCCCGCGGGCCGGGGCCTCACCGCGGGGCAGAAGCGTCGCCGCGCCATCGGCAGATCGCTCGCCCAATCCGGCTACGTCGAGATCCTGCCGACGCCGTTCCTGCCCGCGGACGTGTTCGACCTGTGGGGCTTGCCGGACGACGACCCGCGGCGCACCACCACCCAGGTGCTCAACCCCCTGGAGGCCGACCGCCCGCATTTGGCCACCACGTTGCTGCCCGCGCTGCTGGAAGCCTTGGTGCGCAACGTGTCCCGCGGGCTGGTGGACGTCGCGCTGTACGCCGTGGCGCAGGTGGTGCAGCCGACCGAGGAGACCCGCGGCGTGCGGCCCATCCCCGTGCACCGCCGGCCGACCGACACCGAGATCGCCCAGCTGAACGCCTCGCTGCCGCGCCAGCCGCAGCACGTCGCGGCCGTCCTGGCGGGCCTGCGCGAACGCCGCGGACCGTGGGGTCCCGGCCGCCGCGCCGAGGCCGCCGACGCCTTCGAGGCGGCGCGCATCATCGCCCGCGCCAGCGGGGTCGAGGTCAGCCTGCGGGCGGCCCAGCACCTGCCGTGGCACCCCGGCCGGTGCGCCGAGGTGCTCGTCGGGGAGACCGTCGTCGGCCACGCCGGGCAGCTGCACCCGGCGGTGATCGAGCGATCCGGCCTGCCGAAGGACACCTGCGCCGTCGAACTCAACCTCGACGCGATCCCCGTCGCGGTGGCGTTGCCGGCACCCAAGGTGTCGCCGTTCCCGGCCGTCTTCCAGGACCTCAGCCTGGTGGTGCCCGCGCACGTGCCGGCCCGGGCGGTGGCCGACGCGGTCCGGGAGGGCGCCGGCGAGCTGCTCGAAGACCTGCAACTGTTCGACGTCTTCACCGGCCCGCAGGTCGGGGAGGGCCGCAAGTCGCTGACGTTCGCGCTGCGCTTCCGCGCGCCGGACCGCACGCTGACCGAGGACGACGCCAGCGCGGCCCGCGACGCCGCGGTCCGGCGCGCCGCCGGGGCGGTCGGCGCGGAACTGCGCGCCTGA
- a CDS encoding arginine repressor yields the protein MTRSKTSPETTRAGRQDRIVAILSSASISSQSELAARLADEGIEVTQATLSRDLEELGAVKLRGADGGVGVYIVPEDGSPVRGVSGGTARLSRLLSELLVSADASANLAVLRTPPGGANYLASAIDRAALPYVVGTIAGDDTVFVAARDPMTGAELARTLESLTTT from the coding sequence ATGACTCGTAGCAAGACCAGCCCCGAGACCACCCGCGCCGGCCGGCAGGACCGCATCGTGGCGATCCTGTCGTCTGCGTCCATCAGCAGCCAGAGCGAGCTGGCGGCCCGGCTGGCCGACGAGGGCATCGAGGTCACCCAGGCCACCCTGTCGCGCGACCTCGAGGAACTCGGCGCGGTGAAGCTGCGCGGCGCCGACGGCGGCGTCGGCGTCTACATCGTCCCCGAGGACGGCAGCCCGGTGCGCGGCGTATCGGGCGGCACCGCCCGGCTGTCGCGGCTGCTCAGCGAGCTGCTGGTGTCGGCCGATGCCAGCGCCAACCTCGCCGTGCTGCGCACCCCGCCCGGCGGCGCCAACTATTTGGCCAGCGCGATCGATCGCGCGGCGCTACCGTACGTCGTCGGCACCATCGCCGGCGACGACACGGTCTTCGTCGCGGCCCGAGACCCGATGACCGGCGCCGAGCTGGCCCGCACGCTCGAAAGCCTCACCACAACCTAA
- a CDS encoding rhomboid-like protein → MFGGILARLARVQFTLGYVAVLLAVSCAILVLGPHAHDVLVERASTNLHNLAHGHVGTLLGSALVVDAGPLYFWLPFLTCLLALGELHLSTIRLVVAFVVGHIGATLVVAAALAAAVEFGWLPLSITRASDVGMSYGALAVLGAMTAVIPQRWRAAWVGWWVSAGVASAIIGGDFTDAGHTVAVVLGVLVSARFRQPIHWTPVRLLMMVASSGFGFLVLAHHWGTMAAAPAFGVLGALVAHKAVQFGTGRAALGDAALTGAQPATAG, encoded by the coding sequence ATGTTTGGGGGCATCCTTGCCCGGCTCGCCCGGGTCCAGTTCACGTTGGGTTACGTGGCGGTGCTGCTTGCCGTCAGCTGCGCCATCCTGGTCCTCGGCCCGCACGCCCATGACGTGCTGGTGGAGCGAGCCAGCACCAACCTGCACAACCTCGCCCACGGCCACGTGGGCACCCTGTTGGGCAGCGCGCTGGTCGTCGACGCCGGCCCGCTCTACTTCTGGCTGCCCTTCCTCACCTGCCTGCTCGCGCTCGGCGAGCTGCACCTGAGCACCATCCGGCTGGTGGTCGCCTTCGTCGTCGGGCACATCGGCGCGACGCTGGTCGTGGCCGCCGCCCTGGCCGCGGCGGTCGAGTTCGGCTGGCTGCCGCTGTCGATCACCCGGGCCAGCGACGTCGGGATGAGCTACGGCGCCCTGGCGGTGCTCGGCGCGATGACGGCGGTCATTCCCCAGCGCTGGCGGGCCGCCTGGGTCGGCTGGTGGGTGTCGGCGGGCGTGGCGTCGGCAATCATCGGCGGCGATTTCACCGACGCCGGCCACACCGTCGCCGTGGTGTTGGGCGTGCTGGTGTCCGCCCGATTCCGCCAGCCCATCCATTGGACGCCGGTGCGCCTCCTGATGATGGTGGCCTCGTCGGGCTTCGGCTTCCTGGTCCTCGCCCACCACTGGGGAACGATGGCCGCGGCGCCCGCGTTCGGGGTCCTGGGCGCGCTGGTGGCGCACAAGGCCGTGCAGTTCGGCACCGGGCGCGCCGCGCTCGGCGACGCCGCCCTGACCGGTGCGCAGCCGGCCACGGCGGGCTAG
- the argF gene encoding ornithine carbamoyltransferase: MPKHFLRDDDLSPEEQAEVLQLAAELKKDPFSCRPLEGPRGVAVLFDKNSTRTRFSFEVGIAQLGGHAVVVDARSTQLGRDETLQDTARVLSRYVEAIVWRTFAQDRLEAMAEVATVPVVNALSDEFHPCQVLADLQTIAERKGSLAGLRMSYFGDGANNMAHSLLLGGVTAGIHVTIAAPDGFAPAPAFVAAAHERAEATGGSVTLTADPDAAAAGADVLVTDTWTSMGQEDDGLDRLTPFRAFQVNQRLLGLADPEAIVLHCLPAHRNDEITDEVMDGPASVVWDEAENRLHAQKALLVWLLERR; encoded by the coding sequence ATGCCTAAGCACTTCCTGCGCGACGACGACCTGTCACCCGAGGAGCAGGCCGAGGTGCTGCAGCTGGCCGCGGAACTGAAGAAGGACCCGTTCAGCTGCCGGCCGCTGGAGGGGCCGCGCGGCGTCGCGGTGCTCTTCGACAAGAACTCCACCCGCACGAGGTTCTCCTTCGAGGTGGGCATCGCCCAGCTCGGCGGGCACGCCGTGGTCGTCGACGCCCGCAGCACCCAGCTGGGCCGCGACGAGACGCTGCAGGACACCGCACGGGTGCTGTCCCGCTACGTCGAGGCCATCGTGTGGCGGACCTTCGCGCAGGACCGCCTCGAGGCGATGGCCGAGGTGGCGACGGTGCCGGTGGTCAACGCCCTGTCCGACGAGTTCCACCCCTGCCAGGTGCTCGCCGACCTGCAGACCATCGCCGAACGCAAGGGATCGCTTGCGGGACTGCGGATGTCGTACTTCGGCGACGGCGCCAACAACATGGCCCACTCGCTGCTGCTCGGCGGGGTGACCGCCGGCATCCACGTCACCATCGCCGCGCCGGACGGCTTCGCCCCCGCACCCGCCTTCGTCGCGGCGGCCCACGAACGCGCCGAAGCCACCGGCGGTTCGGTCACCCTCACCGCCGACCCCGACGCGGCCGCGGCCGGCGCCGACGTCCTGGTGACCGACACCTGGACGTCGATGGGGCAGGAGGACGACGGGCTGGACCGCCTCACACCGTTTCGGGCGTTCCAGGTCAACCAGCGGCTGCTGGGCCTGGCGGACCCGGAAGCCATTGTGCTGCACTGCCTTCCGGCCCACCGCAACGACGAGATCACCGACGAGGTGATGGACGGGCCGGCCAGCGTCGTCTGGGACGAGGCCGAGAACCGGCTGCACGCCCAGAAGGCGCTGCTGGTGTGGCTCTTGGAGCGGCGCTGA
- the argJ gene encoding bifunctional glutamate N-acetyltransferase/amino-acid acetyltransferase ArgJ produces MTSTAEARLVREQGVTAPAGFRAAGIAAGIKASGNRDLALVLNEGPDYAAAGVFTRNKVKAAPVLWTQQVLTTGALRAVILNSGGANACTGPGGFQDAHATAEAVAAALSDWGTETGAIEVAVCSTGLIGDRLPMDKVLAGVRAVVQDMAGGLSGGDEAARAIMTTDTVPKQVALHHPGNWTVGGMAKGAGMLAPSLATMLCVLTTDAAVDQAALDRALRRATAQTFDRLDIDGCCSTNDTVLLLASGASEITPAQAELDEAVLRVCDDLCAQLQADAEGVTKRVTVTVTGAASDDDALTAARVIARDSLVKTAVFGSDPNWGRVLAAVGMAPVTLDPDRIRVSFNGFAVCVDGVGAPGAREVDLSGADIDITVDLRVGDGRAAVRTTDLSHAYVEENSAYSS; encoded by the coding sequence GTGACCTCCACGGCCGAGGCGCGCCTGGTGCGCGAACAGGGCGTCACCGCGCCGGCGGGGTTCCGGGCCGCCGGCATCGCCGCCGGCATCAAGGCGTCGGGCAACCGCGACCTGGCCCTGGTCCTCAACGAGGGACCCGACTACGCGGCCGCCGGCGTGTTCACCCGCAACAAGGTCAAGGCCGCGCCGGTGCTGTGGACCCAGCAGGTGCTGACCACCGGCGCGCTGCGCGCGGTGATCCTCAACTCCGGTGGTGCCAACGCCTGCACCGGCCCGGGCGGCTTCCAGGACGCCCACGCCACCGCCGAAGCGGTCGCGGCCGCGTTGTCCGACTGGGGCACCGAGACGGGGGCCATCGAGGTCGCGGTCTGCTCCACCGGCCTGATCGGTGACCGGTTGCCGATGGACAAGGTGCTCGCCGGGGTGCGGGCCGTCGTGCAGGACATGGCCGGGGGGCTGAGCGGCGGCGACGAGGCCGCGCGCGCGATCATGACCACCGACACCGTGCCGAAACAGGTTGCGCTGCACCACCCGGGCAACTGGACGGTCGGCGGGATGGCCAAGGGCGCGGGCATGCTGGCGCCGTCGCTGGCCACCATGCTCTGCGTGCTCACCACCGACGCGGCCGTCGACCAGGCCGCCCTCGACCGGGCGCTGCGCCGCGCCACCGCCCAGACCTTCGACCGGCTCGACATCGACGGCTGCTGTTCGACCAACGACACCGTGCTGTTGCTGGCGTCGGGGGCCAGCGAGATCACCCCGGCCCAAGCCGAACTCGACGAGGCGGTGCTGCGGGTCTGCGACGACCTGTGCGCGCAGCTGCAGGCCGACGCCGAGGGCGTCACCAAGCGCGTCACCGTGACCGTGACCGGGGCGGCCTCCGACGACGACGCGCTGACCGCCGCGCGGGTGATCGCCCGCGACAGCCTGGTCAAGACCGCGGTGTTCGGGTCGGACCCCAACTGGGGCCGCGTGCTCGCGGCGGTCGGCATGGCGCCGGTCACCCTCGACCCGGACCGGATCCGGGTGTCGTTCAACGGTTTTGCCGTGTGCGTCGACGGCGTCGGCGCGCCCGGCGCGCGCGAGGTGGACCTGTCCGGCGCCGACATCGACATCACCGTCGACCTGCGCGTGGGCGACGGCCGCGCCGCCGTGCGCACCACCGACCTGTCACACGCCTACGTCGAAGAGAACTCGGCGTACAGCTCATGA
- a CDS encoding adenylate/guanylate cyclase domain-containing protein: MELARRESDSGGPDEPTVTPSDPPRRSPVSVHSATQWLHGRNHSPGAVAFIRRARRLLPGDPEFGDPLSTAGEGGPSAAARAADRLLGDRDAVSREVSLGVLQLWQALTESVARRPANPEVTLVFTDLVGFSSWSLQAGDEAALTLLRQVARAVEPPLLDAGGHIVKRMGDGLMAVFADPTVAVRAVLAAKEALKSVEVEGHTPRMRAGIHTGRPQRLGSDWLGVDVNIAARVMERATKGGVMVSSSTLDLIAQSELDAMGVVAKRARKPVFAGKTTGVPPDLAIYRLRTHRELTAPDHGAETN; encoded by the coding sequence GTGGAACTCGCGCGTCGGGAATCGGATTCGGGCGGGCCCGACGAGCCGACCGTGACGCCATCCGATCCGCCGCGGCGTTCCCCCGTCTCGGTGCACAGCGCGACGCAGTGGCTGCACGGCCGGAACCACAGCCCCGGCGCGGTGGCCTTCATCCGCCGGGCCCGACGGCTGCTCCCCGGCGACCCCGAGTTCGGTGACCCGCTCTCGACGGCCGGCGAGGGCGGTCCAAGCGCCGCGGCGCGGGCCGCCGACCGGCTGCTGGGCGACCGCGACGCGGTGTCGCGGGAAGTCAGCCTCGGGGTGCTGCAGTTGTGGCAGGCGCTGACCGAGTCGGTTGCCCGCCGGCCGGCGAATCCCGAGGTGACGCTGGTCTTCACCGACCTGGTCGGTTTCTCGTCGTGGTCCCTGCAGGCCGGCGACGAGGCGGCCCTCACCCTGCTGCGACAGGTGGCCCGGGCCGTCGAGCCGCCGCTGCTGGACGCCGGCGGCCACATCGTCAAGCGGATGGGCGACGGCCTCATGGCCGTCTTCGCCGATCCGACGGTCGCGGTGCGCGCCGTGCTGGCCGCCAAGGAGGCGCTGAAGTCGGTCGAGGTGGAAGGCCACACGCCGCGCATGCGGGCCGGGATCCACACCGGGCGGCCCCAGCGGCTGGGGTCGGACTGGCTCGGCGTCGACGTGAACATCGCCGCGCGGGTGATGGAACGCGCCACCAAGGGCGGGGTGATGGTGTCGAGTTCGACACTCGACCTCATCGCCCAGAGCGAACTCGACGCCATGGGCGTCGTCGCCAAACGCGCACGTAAACCCGTGTTTGCGGGCAAGACCACCGGCGTGCCGCCCGACTTGGCGATATATCGTTTGCGAACTCATAGGGAGTTGACAGCGCCCGATCACGGCGCCGAAACAAACTAG
- the argB gene encoding acetylglutamate kinase — MTIDTRELPTAVKAQVLAEALPWLKQLYGKVVVIKYGGNAMTDDTLRHAFAADMAFLRNCGIHPVVVHGGGPQITAMLRRLGIAGDFKGGFRVTTPEVLDVARMVLFGQVGRELVNLINAHGPYAVGITGEDAQLFTAVRRSVTVDGVATDIGLVGDVERVNTAAVLDLIAAGRIPVVSTLAPDAEGVVHNINADTAAAALAEALRAEKLLMLTDVEGLYTSWPDRDSLVSEIDTATLAQLLPTLEAGMIPKVEACLRAVTAGVPSAHVIDGRVNHCVLVELFTDAGTGTKVVSA, encoded by the coding sequence ATGACCATCGACACCCGCGAGTTGCCCACCGCGGTCAAGGCGCAGGTGCTGGCCGAGGCGCTGCCCTGGCTCAAGCAGCTCTACGGCAAGGTCGTCGTCATCAAGTACGGCGGCAACGCCATGACCGACGACACGCTGCGGCACGCCTTCGCCGCCGACATGGCCTTCCTGCGCAACTGCGGCATCCACCCCGTGGTGGTGCACGGCGGTGGCCCGCAGATCACCGCCATGCTGCGGCGCCTGGGCATCGCGGGCGATTTCAAGGGCGGCTTCCGGGTCACCACACCGGAAGTGCTCGACGTGGCGCGGATGGTGCTGTTCGGGCAGGTGGGCCGCGAACTGGTCAACCTGATCAACGCGCACGGGCCCTACGCCGTCGGGATCACCGGCGAGGACGCGCAGCTGTTCACCGCGGTGCGGCGCAGCGTCACCGTGGACGGCGTGGCCACCGACATCGGGCTGGTCGGCGACGTCGAGCGGGTCAACACCGCCGCGGTGCTGGATCTGATTGCGGCGGGCCGCATCCCGGTGGTGTCGACGCTCGCCCCGGACGCCGAGGGCGTGGTGCACAACATCAACGCCGACACCGCCGCGGCGGCCCTCGCCGAGGCCCTGCGGGCCGAAAAGCTGTTGATGCTCACCGATGTCGAGGGCCTCTACACCAGCTGGCCGGACCGCGATTCGCTGGTCAGCGAGATCGACACCGCCACTTTGGCGCAACTGCTGCCCACGCTGGAGGCCGGCATGATCCCCAAGGTGGAGGCGTGCCTGCGGGCTGTGACGGCGGGCGTGCCGAGCGCGCACGTCATCGACGGGAGGGTCAATCACTGTGTGCTGGTGGAGCTTTTCACCGACGCGGGAACCGGCACCAAGGTGGTGAGCGCATGA
- a CDS encoding acetylornithine transaminase gives MTNADAMRHRWEAVMMNNYGTPPLALATGDGAVVTDVDGNTYLDLLGGIAVNVLGHRHPAVIEAVTHQMTTLGHTSNLYASEPGIALAEELVALLGADAPARVFFCNSGTEANEVAFKLSRLTGRTKLVAAQGGFHGRTMGSLALTGQPSKQAPFEPLPGYVTHVPYGDAAALAAAVDDATAAVFLEPIMGEGGVVVPTEGYLSAARDITSRHGALLVLDEVQTGMGRTGAFFAHQHDGITPDVVTMAKGLGGGLPIGACLAIGPAAALMTPGLHGSTFGGNPICAAAARAVLRVIADEDLARHAEVLGKSLRHGIESLNHPLVDHVRGRGLLQGMALTAPRAKDAEMAAREAGFLINAAAPDVIRLAPPLIVTEAQLDSFVAALPGILDKAAA, from the coding sequence ATGACGAACGCGGATGCTATGAGACACCGCTGGGAAGCCGTCATGATGAACAACTACGGCACCCCGCCGCTGGCCCTGGCCACCGGCGACGGCGCCGTGGTCACCGACGTGGACGGCAACACGTACCTGGACCTGCTGGGTGGCATCGCCGTCAACGTCCTCGGCCATCGTCACCCGGCGGTCATCGAGGCCGTCACGCACCAGATGACGACGCTGGGCCACACCTCCAACCTGTATGCCAGCGAACCGGGCATCGCGCTGGCCGAAGAGCTGGTGGCCCTGCTCGGGGCGGACGCGCCGGCGCGGGTGTTCTTCTGCAACTCGGGAACCGAGGCCAACGAGGTGGCTTTCAAGCTGTCCCGGCTGACCGGGCGCACGAAACTGGTTGCGGCGCAAGGCGGTTTCCACGGGCGCACCATGGGCTCGCTCGCGCTCACCGGTCAGCCCAGCAAGCAGGCGCCGTTCGAGCCCCTGCCGGGATACGTCACGCACGTGCCCTACGGCGACGCCGCCGCGCTGGCCGCCGCGGTCGACGACGCCACCGCCGCGGTGTTCCTCGAACCGATCATGGGGGAGGGCGGCGTCGTCGTCCCAACGGAGGGCTACCTGAGCGCCGCGCGTGACATCACCTCGCGGCACGGCGCGCTGCTGGTGCTCGACGAGGTGCAGACCGGAATGGGCCGCACCGGAGCCTTTTTCGCCCATCAGCACGACGGCATCACCCCGGACGTCGTGACCATGGCCAAGGGACTCGGCGGCGGGCTGCCCATCGGCGCGTGCCTGGCCATCGGTCCGGCCGCCGCCCTGATGACCCCGGGCCTGCACGGCAGCACCTTCGGCGGCAACCCGATCTGCGCCGCGGCGGCGCGGGCGGTGCTGCGGGTGATCGCCGACGAGGACCTCGCCCGGCACGCCGAGGTGCTGGGCAAGTCGCTGCGCCACGGCATCGAGTCGCTGAATCACCCGCTGGTCGACCACGTGCGCGGACGCGGGCTGCTGCAGGGCATGGCGCTGACCGCGCCGCGCGCCAAGGACGCCGAAATGGCCGCGCGCGAGGCCGGATTCCTGATCAACGCCGCCGCGCCCGACGTCATCCGGCTGGCCCCGCCGCTGATCGTCACCGAAGCCCAGCTCGACTCCTTCGTCGCGGCCCTGCCCGGCATCCTCGACAAGGCCGCGGCATGA
- the pheS gene encoding phenylalanine--tRNA ligase subunit alpha yields MGAQPVDLSPNALAEAVGAAREAIALAGDLDTLARVKTEHLGDRSPLALARQALAGVPKEERADAGKRVNSARTEVQCSYDERLAALRAERDAAVLVAESIDVTLPSTRQPPGARHPITMLAEHIADTFVAMGWELAEGPEVETEQFNFDALNFPADHPARSEQDTFYIAPDDSRQLLRTHTSPVQVRTLLAHELPVYIVSIGRTFRTDELDATHTPVFHQVEGLAVDRGLSMAHLRGTLDAFARAEFGPEARTRIRPHFFPFTEPSAEVDVWFVGKKGGPGWVEWGGCGMVHPNVLRAAGIDPEVYSGFAFGMGLERTLQFRNGIPDMRDMVEGDVRFSLPFGVGA; encoded by the coding sequence GTGGGTGCTCAGCCCGTCGACCTGTCGCCCAATGCCTTGGCCGAGGCGGTCGGCGCCGCCCGGGAGGCGATCGCGCTCGCCGGCGATCTGGACACGCTGGCGCGCGTGAAGACCGAGCACCTCGGTGACCGCTCGCCGCTCGCGCTGGCGCGGCAGGCGCTGGCCGGCGTCCCCAAGGAGGAGCGCGCCGACGCGGGTAAGCGGGTCAACTCCGCGCGGACCGAGGTCCAGTGCAGCTACGACGAGCGACTGGCCGCGCTGCGCGCCGAACGCGACGCGGCGGTGCTGGTCGCCGAGAGCATCGACGTCACGCTGCCGTCGACGCGTCAGCCACCCGGCGCCAGGCACCCCATCACCATGCTGGCCGAGCACATCGCCGACACCTTCGTCGCGATGGGCTGGGAGCTGGCAGAGGGGCCGGAAGTCGAAACCGAGCAGTTCAACTTCGACGCCCTCAACTTCCCCGCCGACCACCCGGCGCGCAGCGAGCAGGACACCTTCTACATCGCGCCGGACGATTCCCGGCAGCTGCTGCGCACCCACACGTCGCCGGTGCAGGTGCGCACCCTGCTCGCCCACGAGCTGCCCGTCTACATCGTCTCGATCGGGCGCACCTTCCGCACCGACGAGCTCGACGCCACCCACACCCCGGTCTTCCACCAGGTCGAGGGGCTGGCGGTGGACCGCGGCCTGTCCATGGCGCACCTGCGCGGCACCCTCGACGCGTTCGCCCGCGCCGAGTTCGGCCCCGAGGCGCGCACCCGGATCCGGCCGCACTTCTTCCCGTTCACCGAACCCTCCGCCGAGGTCGACGTGTGGTTCGTCGGCAAGAAGGGCGGCCCGGGCTGGGTGGAGTGGGGCGGCTGCGGCATGGTCCACCCCAACGTCCTGCGGGCCGCGGGGATCGACCCCGAGGTGTACTCCGGGTTCGCGTTCGGGATGGGCCTGGAACGCACCCTGCAGTTCCGCAACGGCATTCCCGACATGCGCGACATGGTCGAGGGCGACGTCCGGTTCTCGTTGCCGTTCGGGGTGGGTGCCTGA